Proteins co-encoded in one Callospermophilus lateralis isolate mCalLat2 chromosome 2, mCalLat2.hap1, whole genome shotgun sequence genomic window:
- the LOC143391433 gene encoding LOW QUALITY PROTEIN: olfactory receptor 52L1-like (The sequence of the model RefSeq protein was modified relative to this genomic sequence to represent the inferred CDS: inserted 1 base in 1 codon), whose protein sequence is MTLVPFXLSKPFMMALSNSSWRLPQPSFFLVGIPGLEESQHWIAFPLGVLYFLALVGNVTIIFIIWAEQSLHQPMYLFLAMLAAIDLVLASSTAPKALAVLLVHAHEIGYVVCLTQMFFIHAFSSMESGVLVAMALDRYVAICHPLHHSTILHPGTIGRIGMAVLLRGMILLIPFPILLQNLIFCQATVIGHAYCEHMAVVKLACSETTVNRAYGLAVALLVVGLDVLAIGVSYALILQAVLKVPGSEARLKAFSTCGAHVCVILVFYVPGIFSFLTHRFGHHVPHHVHVLLATLYLLVPPALNPLVYGVKTRQIRQRVLRVFC, encoded by the exons ATGACGCTGGTTCCTT CCCTCTCAAAGCCCTTTATGATGGCCCTTAGCAATTCCAGCTGGAGGCTACCCCAGCCTTCTTTCTTCCTGGTAGGTATTCCAGGTCTAGAGGAGAGTCAGCACTGGATAGCCTTTCCCTTGGGTGTCCTTTACTTCCTTGCTCTAGTGGGCAACGTTACCATTATCTTCATCATCTGGGCTGAGCAATCCTTGCACCAACCCATGTACCTCTTCTTGGCCATGCTAGCTGCCATTGACCTTGTCCTGGCCTCCTCCACTGCACCCAAAGCCCTTGCTGTGCTCTTGGTCCATGCTCATGAGATTGGGTACGTTGTCTGCCTGACCCAGATGTTCTTCATTCATGCTTTCTCCTCCATGGAGTCAGGTGTACTGGTGGCCATGGCTCTGGATCGCTATGTGGCCATTTGCCATCCTCTGCACCATTCCACCATCCTGCATCCAGGGACTATAGGGCGCATTGGGATGGCAGTGCTGCTGCGTGGAATGATCCTCCTCATCCCCTTCCCCATCCTCCTTCAGAACCTTATCTTCTGCCAGGCCACAGTCATAGGCCATGCCTATTGTGAACATATGGCTGTGGTAAAACTTGCCTGTTCAGAAACCACAGTGAACAGAGCCTATGGGCTGGCAGTGGCACTTCTGGTGGTTGGGCTAGATGTCCTGGCCATTGGTGTCTCCTATGCCCTCATCCTCCAGGCAGTGCTGAAGGTACCAGGGAGTGAGGCTCGACTCAAGGCCTTTAGCACATGTGGGGCTCATGTTTGTGTCATCTTGGTCTTCTATGTCCCTGGAATATTCTCCTTCCTCACTCACCGCTTTGGCCACCATGTGCCCCATCATGTCCATGTTCTTCTGGCCACCCTGTACCTCCTTGTGCCACCTGCCCTCAATCCTCTCGTCTATGGGGTGAAGACTCGGCAGATCCGCCAGCGAGTGCTCAGGGTGTTCTGTTAA